One region of Solanum pennellii chromosome 6, SPENNV200 genomic DNA includes:
- the LOC107023731 gene encoding phosphatidyl-N-methylethanolamine N-methyltransferase produces MGLWACLAVISPFPFYYYLWTHPQKWVDLCGSGRDPCKVMAIVSHFIKLIQFISLLSVSTFSWPPPLYFWPLFIFGQFLNFRVYQLLGEDGTYYGVRFGKNIPWVTEFPFGVIRDPQYVGSILSLLACLSWVPFLYIFLWVLGYTFMIQVESKEDPATRAKPLS; encoded by the exons ATGGGATTATGGGCATGTTTAGCAGTGATATCACCATTTCCATTTTACTACTATCTCTGGACACATCCTCAAAAATGGGTTGATCTCTGTGGAAGTGGACGTGACCCTTGCAAAGTTATGGCTATCGTTTCTCATTTTATAAAGTTGATCCAATTCATATCACTCTTGTCGGTTTCCACATTTTCATGGCCGCCTCCTCTTTATTTTTGGCCCCTTTTCATCTTTGGCCAGTTCCTTAATTTCAG GGTGTACCAACTGTTGGGAGAAGATGGCACTTACTATGGCGTGCGATTTGGGAAGAATATCCCTTGGGTAACAGAGTTTCCTTTTGGAGTAATAAGAGATCCTCAGTATGTCGGCAGCATTTTGAGTTTGCTAGCTTGCCTCTCTTGGGTTCCtttcttgtatattttcttaTGGGTATTGGGATATACATTTATGATACAAGTTGAATCCAAGGAAGATCCAGCTACTCGTGCAAAGCCGCTTTCTTGA